In Clostridium sp. DL-VIII, the following proteins share a genomic window:
- the smc gene encoding chromosome segregation protein SMC — translation MFLKSLEIRGFKSFADKTELKFKQGVTAVVGPNGSGKSNISDAVRWVLGEQSVKVLRGGKMEDVIFAGTQFRKPVGLAQVSLTLDNSDEKLATEYNEVTVSRRIFRSGESEYLINNSKCRLKDVTNLFMDTGIGKEGYSLIGQGKIEAILSGKPEDRRALLEEAAGIVKFKNRKEEAEKKLSNTDENLVRINDILSTYKERIEPLRIEREKALKFNELSKDLKKKEVSIIVHTIDRMEEELKSFNEDLNLKIKEIEDKRKEIANDKLELKGLENKIEELEKKNLEGKEQYYDLKEVISEDQKSIELYKERIKGFEDKINRNNYELSDIAVKINELNENKSVLEEELAKRLEEQKSKNEEINRLEGVNTKNSQELRTIEEELRALKEGEFELLRSNSDIKNEITILNKDISLREERKETLNSSISSIESNIVINSATYKDLNNEIENKKDDIKLLEIKIAEDKKKMGTLSANLTRKENELRELSGTLSKLDANKTMLENLEKHYEGYNRSVKSLMELVHKERITAAEDTKVLGEIFSVDKKYEVAIEIALGAAISNVITKNEEIAKVLIGYLKKNNLGRATFLPLNVIKGKKLELDRNITEADGYVGIASDIISYDGEYHNIMNYVLGRTIIATDMDCALKIARIGKYNQRIVTLEGEVINPGGALTGGSIKGRNSNVLGRKREIEELTKNISEKKKQYEELTQMVQAIKDEIKKLDEEILNQRDEVHEKNIELTKKDSEVKGLQNDTDKLKRNLEVTKEELKRIVNEKEAILEKLKTKEEEIKSIENENTSNKSKSVELEELIKAKAKEVNDSDAKLTQMKINKATLDEAIENRKNEFSRMDKEIQDLNYKSEVLNKENIENRTSIESLTSDIEVKNKEIENNTISINKLELNFKDEEILKEKLKQEFKEKDNLISGILDEVSIKEVEVNKKEVIKAKKEADKEHIYKKLNEELELTYAEAVDISEPVENEEALRQEINTTKGMITRLGIVNLAAIEEYEEIKEKYEFMSTQAEDLENAKRELKSVIEEMTTEMKTLFKENFKVLNYNFNETFKDLFKGGSAELILGEGDELTAAIDINVEPPGKKLQNINLMSGGEKVLSAIALLFAILKMKPTPFCILDEIEAALDDANVYRYAEFLKLFSHNTQFIIITHRKGTMEVSDIIYGVTMEEKGISKVVSVDLTENFN, via the coding sequence ATGTTTTTAAAATCTCTAGAAATACGAGGATTTAAATCCTTTGCGGACAAAACTGAATTGAAATTTAAACAAGGGGTTACAGCTGTTGTAGGACCAAATGGAAGCGGAAAGAGTAATATTTCTGATGCTGTAAGATGGGTACTTGGAGAACAGAGTGTTAAGGTGCTTAGAGGCGGAAAGATGGAGGATGTAATTTTTGCAGGAACCCAATTTAGAAAACCTGTAGGACTTGCACAGGTTTCGCTAACTCTTGATAATAGCGATGAGAAGCTTGCAACAGAATATAATGAAGTAACGGTATCAAGAAGAATATTCAGGTCGGGAGAATCTGAATATTTAATAAACAACTCAAAGTGCAGACTTAAGGACGTAACCAATCTCTTTATGGATACTGGAATAGGTAAGGAAGGATATTCGTTAATAGGACAAGGTAAGATCGAAGCTATACTAAGTGGAAAACCAGAAGATAGAAGAGCTTTATTAGAAGAAGCAGCAGGTATTGTAAAGTTTAAAAATAGAAAAGAAGAAGCAGAAAAGAAACTAAGTAATACAGATGAAAATTTAGTTAGAATAAATGATATCTTATCGACCTATAAAGAAAGAATAGAGCCTTTAAGAATTGAAAGGGAAAAGGCACTGAAGTTCAATGAATTATCTAAAGATTTAAAGAAAAAAGAAGTATCGATTATAGTTCATACTATAGATAGAATGGAAGAAGAGCTAAAGAGCTTTAATGAAGATTTGAATTTAAAGATTAAGGAAATTGAAGATAAACGAAAAGAAATTGCAAATGATAAGCTGGAACTTAAAGGCTTAGAAAACAAAATAGAAGAATTAGAAAAAAAGAATTTGGAAGGAAAAGAGCAATATTATGATTTAAAAGAAGTTATTAGTGAAGATCAAAAAAGCATTGAATTATACAAGGAAAGAATTAAAGGCTTTGAAGATAAAATAAATAGAAATAATTATGAATTAAGTGATATTGCGGTTAAGATAAATGAACTAAATGAAAACAAATCAGTATTAGAAGAAGAATTAGCTAAAAGATTAGAAGAGCAAAAAAGTAAAAATGAAGAAATAAACAGATTAGAGGGGGTTAATACAAAGAATTCACAGGAGCTTAGAACTATTGAAGAAGAGTTAAGAGCATTAAAAGAAGGTGAATTTGAGCTTTTAAGAAGTAATTCTGATATAAAGAATGAGATTACTATTTTAAATAAAGATATTTCCCTTAGAGAAGAGAGAAAAGAAACTTTAAATTCATCCATTTCATCTATAGAAAGCAACATAGTAATTAATTCAGCAACTTATAAAGATTTAAATAATGAAATTGAAAATAAGAAAGATGATATAAAGTTACTAGAAATAAAAATTGCAGAAGATAAAAAAAAGATGGGCACATTATCTGCAAATTTAACAAGAAAAGAAAACGAACTAAGAGAATTAAGTGGAACTTTATCTAAACTTGATGCTAATAAAACTATGTTAGAGAACTTAGAAAAGCATTACGAGGGTTATAATAGATCGGTAAAGTCATTAATGGAATTAGTTCATAAAGAAAGAATTACTGCTGCTGAAGATACTAAGGTTTTAGGTGAGATTTTCAGCGTTGATAAAAAGTATGAAGTAGCTATAGAAATTGCACTTGGAGCTGCAATTTCAAATGTAATAACTAAGAATGAAGAAATAGCTAAAGTTCTTATTGGATATTTAAAAAAGAATAATTTAGGACGAGCAACTTTCCTGCCTTTAAACGTAATAAAAGGGAAAAAATTAGAGCTAGACAGGAATATAACTGAGGCGGATGGATATGTTGGCATTGCAAGTGACATAATTTCATATGATGGAGAGTACCATAATATAATGAACTATGTTCTTGGGAGAACAATAATTGCTACTGATATGGATTGTGCGCTTAAAATAGCGCGTATTGGGAAATATAATCAAAGAATTGTTACCTTAGAGGGAGAAGTAATAAATCCGGGTGGAGCTTTAACTGGTGGTAGCATAAAAGGAAGAAATTCTAATGTCCTAGGTAGAAAAAGAGAAATTGAAGAATTAACAAAAAATATAAGTGAAAAGAAAAAGCAGTATGAAGAATTAACTCAAATGGTACAAGCTATTAAGGATGAAATTAAAAAGCTTGATGAAGAGATATTGAATCAGAGAGACGAGGTTCATGAAAAAAACATTGAGCTGACTAAAAAGGACAGTGAAGTCAAAGGGTTACAAAATGATACTGATAAATTAAAAAGAAATTTAGAAGTAACTAAGGAAGAGCTTAAAAGGATAGTAAATGAAAAGGAAGCTATTTTAGAAAAATTAAAAACTAAAGAAGAAGAAATTAAATCTATTGAAAATGAAAATACATCTAATAAGAGTAAGAGTGTAGAGTTAGAGGAATTAATCAAAGCTAAAGCTAAAGAAGTAAATGATAGTGACGCTAAGCTTACACAAATGAAAATAAATAAAGCAACTTTAGATGAAGCTATAGAAAATAGAAAAAATGAATTTTCTAGAATGGATAAAGAAATTCAAGATTTAAATTACAAGAGTGAAGTTCTAAATAAAGAAAATATTGAAAATAGAACGAGCATTGAAAGTTTAACTTCGGATATAGAGGTAAAGAATAAAGAAATAGAAAATAATACTATTAGTATTAATAAATTAGAATTAAATTTTAAAGATGAAGAGATACTAAAAGAAAAATTAAAACAAGAATTTAAAGAAAAAGATAATTTAATAAGCGGCATATTAGATGAAGTCAGCATCAAGGAAGTTGAAGTTAATAAAAAAGAAGTGATTAAGGCTAAAAAAGAAGCTGATAAAGAACATATCTATAAAAAATTAAATGAAGAATTGGAATTAACATATGCAGAAGCAGTAGATATAAGTGAGCCGGTAGAAAATGAAGAGGCGTTGAGACAAGAAATTAATACTACCAAGGGAATGATAACAAGACTTGGCATCGTTAATTTAGCAGCTATAGAGGAATATGAGGAAATAAAAGAAAAATATGAGTTTATGTCAACACAGGCAGAAGATTTAGAAAATGCAAAGAGAGAACTGAAATCTGTTATTGAAGAAATGACTACTGAAATGAAAACTCTATTTAAAGAGAATTTTAAAGTTTTAAATTATAATTTTAATGAGACTTTTAAAGATCTGTTTAAAGGAGGTAGTGCAGAACTTATCTTAGGTGAAGGTGATGAACTTACAGCCGCTATTGACATAAATGTGGAACCGCCAGGAAAAAAACTTCAAAATATAAACTTAATGTCAGGTGGAGAAAAAGTGTTATCGGCAATAGCGTTGCTTTTTGCAATTTTAAAAATGAAACCAACGCCATTCTGTATTCTAGATGAAATAGAAGCGGCATTGGATGATGCAAATGTATATAGATATGCAGAATTTTTAAAATTGTTTTCTCATAATACTCAGTTTATAATTATAACTCATAGAAAAGGTACTATGGAAGTTAGTGATATCATATACGGAGTAACCATGGAGGAAAAAGGTATATCTAAGGTAGTATCAGTTGATTTAACTGAAAATTTTAATTAG
- the ftsY gene encoding signal recognition particle-docking protein FtsY: MFGNLFNKLKDGLSKTRDGLTDKINEVLNLAITIDEDLYEELEEILIISDVGMDTTVDIIERLRNKIRKEKINDPKEVKPALKEVIKEMLLEGASEENDGAKKVMLVIGVNGVGKTTSIGKLAAKNKEEGKKVLLAAADTFRAAAIDQLEVWSSRAGVDIVKHQEGSDPAAVVFDAIEASKARNVDLLICDTAGRLHNKKNLMNELEKINRIIDRELEGYKKETLLVLDATTGQNAVIQAKQFMEACPIDGIVLTKLDGTAKGGVVLSIKQSLNIPVRYIGVGEGVEDLQEFDAEAFAEALI; the protein is encoded by the coding sequence TTGTTTGGAAATTTATTTAATAAACTAAAAGATGGATTAAGTAAAACAAGGGATGGATTAACAGATAAAATTAATGAAGTATTAAATTTAGCAATAACTATAGATGAGGATTTATATGAGGAATTAGAAGAAATATTAATAATATCAGATGTAGGTATGGATACTACGGTAGATATAATAGAAAGATTAAGAAATAAGATACGTAAAGAAAAAATAAATGATCCAAAGGAAGTTAAACCAGCATTAAAAGAAGTAATTAAAGAAATGTTATTAGAAGGCGCTTCAGAAGAAAATGACGGTGCAAAAAAGGTAATGCTTGTAATTGGAGTTAACGGGGTTGGGAAAACTACATCAATAGGAAAGCTTGCAGCTAAAAATAAAGAAGAAGGCAAAAAAGTGCTTCTTGCAGCAGCGGATACCTTTAGAGCAGCAGCTATAGATCAGCTTGAAGTGTGGAGCAGTCGAGCTGGTGTTGATATAGTTAAACATCAAGAAGGTTCAGATCCGGCAGCGGTAGTTTTTGATGCCATAGAAGCATCTAAAGCTAGAAATGTTGATTTATTAATCTGTGACACTGCAGGAAGACTTCATAATAAGAAAAATCTAATGAATGAACTTGAAAAGATAAATAGAATAATAGATAGAGAACTTGAAGGATATAAAAAGGAAACGTTGCTTGTTTTAGATGCAACTACAGGACAAAATGCTGTAATTCAAGCAAAACAATTCATGGAGGCTTGTCCGATCGATGGGATAGTATTGACTAAATTAGATGGAACTGCAAAAGGTGGAGTTGTTTTATCGATAAAGCAAAGCTTAAACATTCCAGTAAGATATATAGGTGTTGGAGAAGGTGTTGAGGATCTTCAAGAATTTGATGCAGAAGCTTTTGCAGAAGCACTAATTTAA
- a CDS encoding putative DNA-binding protein, translated as MEDRVEISLLMDFYSSLLTEKQVEIMQWYYDDDLSLAEIAELNKTSRQAIHDLIKRCYKQLLSYESKLHLLEKSVNKEKEIMNFLEQLKNKYSIDEKDIIKYKEKLESL; from the coding sequence ATGGAAGATAGAGTTGAGATCTCATTGCTTATGGATTTCTACAGTTCATTATTAACAGAGAAACAAGTTGAAATTATGCAATGGTATTATGATGATGATTTATCTTTAGCTGAAATAGCAGAACTTAACAAAACAAGTCGCCAGGCTATTCACGATTTAATTAAAAGATGTTATAAACAGCTTCTATCCTATGAAAGTAAGCTTCACTTACTTGAGAAGAGTGTAAATAAAGAAAAAGAGATTATGAATTTTTTAGAACAATTAAAAAATAAATATTCCATAGATGAGAAGGATATTATAAAATATAAAGAAAAACTAGAAAGTTTATAA
- the ffh gene encoding signal recognition particle protein encodes MAFEGLGEKLQETFRKLKGKGKLTEKDIKEAMREVKLALLEADVNYKVVKTFISSVSSKCVGSEVLESLTPGQQVIKIVNEELTNLMGGSESKLNYSSSGLTVIMLVGLQGAGKTTMCGKLALNLRKNNKKPLMVACDIYRPAAIKQLEVVGKQIEIPVFSMGDKISPVEIAKNGIAHAKDNGNNVVIIDTAGRLHIDEELMQELKSIKENVTPSEILLVVDAMTGQDAVNVAESFNNDLDLSGVILTKLDGDTRGGAALSIKSIIDKPIKFAGVGEKMNDFEVFHPDRMASRILGMGDVLSLIEKAQEAIDEKEAADLGKRMLNQEFNFEDYLMAMEQMKKLGPLNKIMEMIPGLNSKELQGVDFDKGTEALDRTKAIIQSMTSKERRNPSLILKSPSRKSRIAKGSGTNIQEVNKLMKGYEMMKKNMKQMKSFQKQAKKGGLFGKLPF; translated from the coding sequence ATGGCTTTTGAAGGATTAGGTGAAAAGTTACAGGAAACTTTCAGAAAATTAAAAGGAAAAGGAAAGTTAACTGAAAAAGATATAAAAGAAGCCATGAGAGAAGTAAAGCTTGCCTTATTAGAAGCAGATGTTAACTATAAAGTTGTTAAAACATTTATTTCTTCTGTTAGTTCAAAGTGTGTGGGAAGTGAAGTTCTTGAAAGCTTAACACCAGGACAACAGGTAATAAAGATAGTTAATGAAGAACTTACTAATCTTATGGGTGGAAGTGAAAGTAAACTTAATTATAGCAGTTCAGGACTTACAGTTATAATGTTAGTTGGGCTGCAGGGGGCAGGTAAGACTACCATGTGTGGTAAGCTTGCGTTGAACCTTAGAAAAAATAATAAGAAACCACTAATGGTAGCATGTGATATTTATAGACCAGCAGCTATTAAGCAATTAGAAGTTGTTGGAAAGCAAATTGAAATTCCTGTATTTTCAATGGGTGATAAAATAAGTCCAGTAGAAATTGCAAAAAATGGAATAGCTCATGCAAAGGATAATGGTAATAATGTAGTTATTATAGATACTGCAGGTAGACTTCATATTGATGAAGAATTAATGCAGGAATTAAAAAGCATAAAAGAAAATGTGACACCATCAGAAATATTATTAGTTGTTGATGCTATGACAGGTCAAGATGCTGTTAATGTAGCAGAAAGCTTCAATAATGATTTAGATTTAAGCGGAGTTATCTTGACAAAGCTTGATGGTGATACAAGAGGTGGAGCCGCACTTTCAATCAAGAGCATAATTGATAAGCCAATTAAGTTTGCTGGTGTCGGTGAAAAAATGAATGACTTTGAAGTGTTCCATCCTGATAGAATGGCTTCAAGAATTTTAGGAATGGGTGATGTATTATCACTTATTGAAAAAGCCCAAGAAGCTATTGATGAAAAGGAAGCTGCTGATTTAGGTAAGAGAATGTTAAATCAAGAATTTAACTTTGAAGATTATCTAATGGCAATGGAACAGATGAAAAAGCTTGGACCTTTAAATAAAATTATGGAAATGATACCTGGCTTAAATTCAAAGGAACTTCAAGGAGTTGACTTTGATAAAGGAACTGAAGCGCTTGATAGAACTAAGGCGATTATTCAATCTATGACAAGTAAAGAAAGAAGAAATCCAAGCCTTATATTAAAGTCTCCATCAAGAAAGAGCAGAATAGCTAAAGGATCAGGTACAAACATACAAGAAGTTAATAAACTCATGAAGGGCTATGAAATGATGAAAAAGAACATGAAACAAATGAAATCATTCCAGAAGCAGGCTAAGAAAGGCGGCTTATTTGGAAAGTTACCTTTCTAG
- the rpsP gene encoding 30S ribosomal protein S16 yields the protein MAVKIRLRRMGAKKAPFYRIIVADSRAPRDGKFIDEIGYYNPLVEPVEVKINEEKANEWLSNGAQPTEVVKRLFNNAGLTK from the coding sequence ATGGCAGTAAAAATCAGATTAAGAAGAATGGGTGCTAAAAAAGCTCCTTTCTATAGAATAATAGTTGCAGATTCAAGAGCACCAAGAGATGGTAAGTTCATCGATGAAATTGGATACTACAATCCATTAGTTGAACCAGTTGAAGTTAAAATCAACGAAGAAAAAGCTAATGAATGGTTATCTAATGGAGCACAACCAACAGAAGTAGTTAAGAGACTTTTCAATAATGCAGGTCTTACTAAGTAA
- a CDS encoding KH domain-containing protein, which translates to MKELVEFMAKSLVDNPDAVTVNEVDGEQSIILELKVAPEDMGKIIGKQGRIAKAIRTVVKAAAVKQNKRVIVEII; encoded by the coding sequence ATGAAGGAATTAGTTGAATTTATGGCTAAATCCCTTGTTGATAATCCTGATGCAGTTACTGTTAATGAGGTGGATGGAGAACAATCCATAATACTTGAGTTAAAAGTAGCACCAGAAGACATGGGTAAGATTATAGGTAAGCAAGGTAGAATTGCAAAAGCTATAAGAACAGTTGTTAAAGCTGCAGCAGTTAAACAAAATAAACGAGTTATAGTAGAAATCATCTAA
- the rimM gene encoding ribosome maturation factor RimM (Essential for efficient processing of 16S rRNA), with protein MSKLFKIGQIVNTHGVKGEVKVYPLTEDVNKFKRLKTVLVGGAPKNILGVKFQKDRVILKLEGVDSMNDAETYKEKYIEIPRDSEPELPPDTYYVVDLKECTVYDTNEKEIGRVFDVISTPNNDVYWIKEPKELLIPVLRDIVLNVDINAKKIVVRPVGEWQDED; from the coding sequence GTGAGTAAATTATTTAAAATAGGCCAAATTGTGAATACTCATGGAGTTAAAGGTGAAGTTAAGGTTTATCCTTTGACAGAGGATGTTAATAAATTTAAACGTCTAAAGACTGTTTTAGTAGGTGGAGCACCAAAAAATATTTTAGGAGTTAAATTTCAAAAGGATAGAGTTATCTTAAAGTTAGAAGGCGTAGATTCTATGAATGATGCTGAAACTTATAAGGAAAAATATATTGAAATACCACGTGATAGTGAACCTGAGCTTCCACCAGATACATATTATGTTGTGGACTTAAAAGAATGCACAGTATACGATACAAATGAAAAAGAAATTGGAAGAGTTTTTGATGTAATTAGTACTCCTAATAATGATGTATATTGGATTAAAGAGCCTAAAGAATTATTAATACCAGTTCTTAGGGATATAGTACTTAATGTTGATATCAATGCTAAAAAAATAGTTGTAAGGCCAGTAGGTGAATGGCAGGATGAAGATTAG
- the trmD gene encoding tRNA (guanosine(37)-N1)-methyltransferase TrmD → MKISILTLFPEMFSIFEHSIIGRARENKIIDFDILNIRDFTLNKHKKVDDYPYGGGAGMVMSPQPIVDSIRHAKESNSGKVIFLGPKGKKFNQELAKDLSKEDNLIFLCGHYEGIDERVYKHIDMEISLGDFVLTGGEMAAIPVIDCILRLKPGVLGKEESFMDESFYNGLLEYPQYTRPEEFEGDKVPEILLSGHHENIRKWRRLKSLEITKRTRLDLYKNITLTKEDIKLLKQSSTKK, encoded by the coding sequence ATGAAGATTAGTATATTAACCTTGTTCCCAGAAATGTTTTCTATCTTTGAGCACAGCATTATAGGAAGAGCAAGGGAAAATAAGATAATTGATTTCGATATATTAAATATAAGAGATTTTACATTAAATAAACATAAGAAAGTTGATGATTATCCATATGGCGGTGGAGCTGGTATGGTTATGTCACCTCAACCAATAGTAGATTCTATACGACATGCTAAAGAAAGCAATAGTGGGAAGGTTATATTTTTAGGACCTAAAGGAAAGAAATTTAATCAGGAGCTTGCAAAGGATCTTTCAAAAGAAGATAATTTGATATTTTTATGCGGTCATTATGAAGGAATAGACGAGAGAGTTTATAAACATATAGATATGGAAATTTCTCTTGGAGATTTTGTTCTGACAGGTGGAGAAATGGCTGCGATTCCAGTAATAGATTGTATTTTAAGACTTAAACCTGGAGTGCTTGGAAAAGAAGAAAGCTTTATGGATGAATCTTTCTACAATGGATTATTAGAATATCCTCAATATACCAGACCTGAAGAATTTGAAGGAGATAAGGTGCCAGAAATACTGCTATCTGGACATCATGAAAATATAAGGAAGTGGAGAAGGCTTAAATCTCTTGAAATAACTAAGAGAACTAGACTTGATTTATATAAAAATATTACTTTGACTAAAGAAGATATTAAGCTTTTAAAACAGAGTAGTACAAAAAAGTAA
- the rplS gene encoding 50S ribosomal protein L19 — MNEIIRAIEAEQIRTDLPSFKIGDTIKVYVRIKEGNKERTQMFEGTVIKKQNGGLRETFTVRRVAYGTGVERTFPINAPTIEKIEISRRGKVRRAKLYYLRDRVGKAAKVKELLTR, encoded by the coding sequence ATGAACGAAATAATTAGAGCTATAGAAGCAGAACAAATCAGAACTGACTTACCTAGTTTCAAAATTGGAGATACTATAAAGGTATATGTTAGAATTAAAGAAGGTAACAAGGAAAGAACTCAAATGTTCGAAGGTACTGTTATCAAAAAACAAAATGGTGGTTTAAGAGAAACTTTCACTGTAAGAAGAGTTGCTTATGGAACTGGAGTTGAAAGAACATTCCCAATAAATGCACCAACAATTGAAAAAATTGAAATCTCAAGAAGAGGTAAAGTAAGAAGAGCTAAACTTTACTACTTAAGAGATAGAGTTGGTAAGGCTGCTAAAGTTAAAGAATTATTAACTAGATAG
- the ylqF gene encoding ribosome biogenesis GTPase YlqF: MAINWFPGHMKKTQREIKENLKLVDAVIEIRDARIPRSSANPDIKKLLEGKPRIILLNKSDLTDNRVTKEWINYLTEEEVKVLEVNCLKGDGLKNIKPMLLSLLKEKHDRLKAKGMVNITMRVMVVGIPNVGKSTFINKMARNNIAKTGDKPGVTKSKQWIKTGMGIELLDTPGVLWPRFEDDETALNLAFTGAIKDEIMDIEELALKLVERLQGSYEDKLKERYKLAEVFENPLDTLDAIGKKRGTLISGGQIDYNRLAVILLDEFRGGKMGAITLERPVEENEDN; encoded by the coding sequence ATGGCAATTAATTGGTTTCCAGGACATATGAAAAAAACTCAAAGAGAAATTAAAGAGAATTTAAAATTAGTTGATGCTGTAATTGAAATAAGAGATGCTAGAATTCCAAGAAGTTCTGCAAATCCAGATATTAAAAAATTACTAGAGGGAAAACCAAGAATTATACTTTTGAATAAAAGTGATCTGACTGATAATAGGGTAACTAAAGAGTGGATAAATTACTTAACAGAAGAAGAAGTTAAGGTATTAGAAGTTAACTGTTTAAAAGGTGATGGACTTAAGAATATAAAACCTATGCTATTAAGTCTCTTAAAGGAAAAGCATGATAGATTAAAAGCAAAAGGTATGGTTAACATAACAATGAGAGTTATGGTAGTTGGAATACCTAATGTCGGAAAATCGACTTTCATAAATAAGATGGCAAGAAACAATATAGCCAAGACAGGTGACAAACCAGGAGTTACAAAAAGTAAGCAATGGATAAAAACTGGAATGGGAATTGAACTTTTAGATACACCAGGAGTTTTATGGCCTAGATTTGAAGATGATGAAACAGCTTTAAATTTAGCTTTTACGGGTGCAATAAAAGACGAAATAATGGATATAGAAGAATTGGCTTTGAAACTCGTTGAAAGATTGCAAGGTAGTTATGAGGATAAATTAAAAGAGAGATATAAACTAGCTGAAGTTTTTGAAAATCCTTTAGATACGTTAGATGCTATAGGTAAGAAGAGGGGAACATTAATTTCGGGAGGACAAATTGATTATAATAGATTAGCAGTTATCCTACTTGATGAATTTAGGGGAGGGAAAATGGGCGCTATTACATTGGAACGTCCAGTAGAAGAGAATGAGGATAATTAA
- a CDS encoding ribonuclease HII: protein MRIINEDIKSLSFSQIKKEISEISAIEVYKNGDYDKIINWLREDKRKNVLSLKTKIEKELDSYLNEIKRVKKMYDFDKSFGNYKYVAGVDEVGRGPLAGPIVACSVILDLNALDEDLILYINDSKKVKEAKREELAEIIKEKAVCYSISVSSNEEIDEKGIAFSNNKVFLESCNSLEIKPDLVLSDGYLVKNIQIENKSVIKGDTKSVSIAAASIVAKVYRDKIMKEYAKKYTYYDFENNVGYGTAKHIEGLKTYGKCSIHRNSFLTKLL from the coding sequence ATGAGGATAATTAATGAGGATATAAAGTCACTATCATTTTCTCAAATAAAAAAAGAAATATCAGAGATCTCAGCAATTGAAGTATATAAAAATGGAGATTATGATAAAATTATCAATTGGTTAAGGGAAGATAAAAGAAAAAATGTACTATCCCTTAAAACGAAAATTGAGAAAGAGTTAGATTCATATTTAAATGAGATTAAAAGAGTTAAAAAAATGTATGATTTTGATAAATCTTTTGGAAACTATAAATATGTTGCAGGAGTAGATGAGGTAGGCAGAGGACCTCTTGCGGGTCCAATTGTTGCCTGCAGTGTTATATTGGATTTAAACGCTTTAGACGAAGATTTAATTTTATATATAAATGATTCAAAAAAGGTAAAAGAAGCAAAAAGAGAAGAGCTTGCTGAAATTATTAAAGAAAAAGCAGTGTGTTATAGCATATCAGTTTCTTCTAATGAAGAAATAGATGAAAAAGGTATAGCTTTTTCAAACAATAAAGTATTCCTAGAAAGTTGTAATTCGCTTGAGATAAAGCCTGATTTAGTATTATCGGATGGGTATTTGGTTAAAAATATTCAGATTGAAAATAAATCAGTTATAAAAGGAGATACTAAAAGCGTCAGCATTGCGGCAGCATCAATTGTCGCAAAAGTATATAGAGATAAAATCATGAAAGAGTATGCAAAGAAATATACATACTATGATTTTGAAAATAATGTTGGCTATGGAACAGCAAAACATATAGAAGGTTTAAAAACTTATGGAAAATGCAGTATTCATAGGAATAGCTTTTTAACAAAATTACTATAA
- a CDS encoding YraN family protein: MKKLNKDVGNYCEDLAKNYLKRNCYFILDCNFKNHLGEIDIICTRNNILIIVEVKGRYNYDYGLPKESISSSKQKSIIKVTTAYISYKKLFNLNVRFDVIEVYLNSNNNIFEIKHIKDAFRLP; the protein is encoded by the coding sequence ATGAAAAAATTGAATAAAGATGTAGGAAATTACTGTGAAGATTTAGCTAAAAATTATTTAAAAAGAAACTGCTATTTTATCTTAGATTGCAACTTTAAAAATCATCTTGGTGAAATAGATATTATTTGTACTCGAAATAATATATTAATAATTGTTGAAGTTAAAGGGAGGTATAATTATGACTACGGTTTACCTAAAGAATCCATTAGTTCTTCAAAGCAAAAATCTATAATTAAAGTTACTACTGCATATATATCTTACAAGAAGTTATTTAATCTCAATGTACGTTTTGACGTTATTGAAGTTTATTTAAACTCAAACAATAATATTTTTGAAATAAAGCATATAAAGGACGCTTTTAGATTACCATAA